In the genome of Campylobacter avium LMG 24591, the window ATCTTTTTGCAATATAGATGATAGAAACAAAATTAAATACATAGAAGTTCGTCCATTCCATCCATGTAAATTTTCTTGATTTATACTTTGCATATGCTTAAAATTTATTTTGCAAGTGTAATGAGATGAAAGCTTTTCAGCAAGTAAATAGAATTTTTCTTTTACACTATCATTAAAATCATAATCTGTTAGTATATGAAATACTATACCTTCTTGTTTATCTTCATACTCTTGATTAAAATCTGTTTCTATATAATCATGGTTTTTATGCTCATAAGTGTTTAAGTCGCATCCGAAAAAATCAATAAATCTTTTATTTTTATCTATCTTAGATATTACATTGTTTATTAAAACAGCAGCTTGATTGATATACATATCGCTCACTGCTAGTATGATATTAAACATTCTTTTTTCCTTATAATTCTTCTTTTCAATTTTTATCGTCTCTAAGTTGTCTAGCTTTAAATTCCTTAGCTATGCGGCAAGCAACAAATGGGAATTTGATAAAGCCCCCCCCCCCATTTATTTTTCCAAGCCTTTATTAGTTCTACTCCTAACTGATATGATAGATGTTTTTTGTAGGATTGGTCTTTGATTGTTATAACTTCGTTTTTGTTTTGGATTTTTTGTTCTGTGAAAGAGCTTAACTGTTGCTTTACATGCAAAACTTGCTCCGAAAAGTCATTTAAATTACTTTCTTTTTGTTTAACTTGCTCAAAAATATCTCTTATCTTGTGTGATAAGATATTCAAAGCATAATTTTGAATATATCTTTCATTCTCTTGTTTTAAATTTTTAAAATATTCCTCAAAATATGGTGTCTTTAAAGCAGTATCCCACCATAAGTTAAAACAAGCATACTCTATCATTTCATTATTTAAGCCAAATACATTATGCCAGTAAATGGGCTTATCCCAAGGTTTCATACACCAGCCTGAATAATGGAGCACCTTAGCATTTTTCAAAAACTTTTTATAAAAATCTAAAGAATAAAGAAAATATCCGCCGTGAGATTCAAATTTATACATAGCATCACTTTCAAAAGTATCTTGCATATAATGACCAAGTACAAAATTATAAGAAAGTGGAAGTTTGATTCTGTCTTTTATGATAAAGTTATATATAAGCTCTTCTGGAGCATGCGTAATCTCATAATTATCCAAAATATCAAAGAATTTTTTATTTATGTCTTGTTTTTTATAATTTTTTAAAGAAACAAGAGAAAAGGCTATATTGTACCATTTGGAATTAAGTTTTAGTTCTGTTGTTTTATCAATACTATTGATACTCACTCCAACTCCTGTTCCTAACGCAACGCTGGCCATAACTTTTTCTTCTAGATTTATCGCAAAAAGCTCTCGCAAATCACATAAAATATGCATATCTAAATCAACATACAAAATATAATCAAGCTTGTTTTCAAGCTCTACAAAAGCCAGAGTCTTCATATAAGTAGCGTAAGAGCCATTCCAAGAAGTAAGATGTTGTTTTTTAAAGATGTTTTCATCTCTTTCATAAAAGACAATCTTACAAGGGTAAATTTCAGATAGTTTTTTAGATAATAAATAAAATTTATCTTTCAGATCATCTTTAATCTTTCCTTCTGTGTATATATGAAAGATATAACCCTCTTCTTGATTTAACACTTCTTCGCTTTTAGGATCTTTTACCTTTAAATAATCGTGGTTCTGATGAGAGTAGCTATTCAAAAGATAAGGATCGCAAAAATCTTTAAATTTTTTACTTGTATCTGTTTTTAATATGATATTGTTTATCAAAACAGCTGCATAGCTGATTTGCTCTTTACTTGAATTTAATAATATATCAAACATTAGCATCCTTTGAAATTTAATAAAATCATCTTTTTAAACTCAAAGCTTATCCCTTTTTCTCCTCCACTCTTTATATACTTTACTTACTCTAAATAAAAAAGTAAAAGGGTGTTTTACAAGGGTATTTCCTAGTTTATAAGTTAGATAGTTTTTTATCTTTAAGGCTTCTTTATAATCAGAGTAGTAGTTATGTAAAGGCTCAGGTCTTATACTAGCATTAGAATAAGCCAGTAAGTGATTTAAAAGTCTTGAAAGTAGATGAGCCATATAAATAAAAATTAAGCTTAAAGGTAAGAGTAAAATTTTAGCTTTATTCTTTTTTACAGACATAAGCTCTTGTCCTAGTTTATATGATAAATGGCTTTGAATTTGGTTTTTTGCTCCTGCTTTGTAAGGATTAGCTAAGGCTTTATATAAAATTTCCTCATAAAAAGGAGTTTTTCTAGCGTAGCTCCACCAAATGTCAGCTTTTTCTATATAGGGTAAATTCCAAGGCTTTGCAGGACCTGCATAATGCACTATAAAGGCTTCTTTTCTTATGTTTTCATACTCTTTTATCTCTTCTTGGCTTAAAGTTTCACTCAGTATAAAAGGATTATGCTTTACTAAGCTTTCTTGTATGTTAAGATCAAAATTAAAGCGATTATCTATATATAAAACCTTATTTTTAAGGGTATAGTTTAAAACACACTGATCTACAATCTTAGGTTTTTTTACGACATTTTGTAGATTATAAATTAAAAGCTTTGAAATATTTTCCTTTCTAAGCTTTTCAAGATTTAAAAGCAAAATTCCAGCTTGAAAATATGGAGTGTCTTCATCTAGTTTTAAGCTCTTGCTAAGATAAGACTTCATCTTTTTATCTTTAGCACTTATTATCTTTATGTATATGTCTTTAGTAGCCGCTAAGAACTTATCTTTTAAGTCTATTTTAAAAAGTTCGTATATATCTTTTTTGACAATTATATCGCTATCTAAATATAAAGCTTTTTTATAATTTTTTAAAATATCAGCTAGAAAAAACCTGTAGTAAGTAGCAGTAGAGTAATGCCCACCAACCTTAAATAAATCATTATAATTATGTGTGTATAACTGGATATTTATAAATCTTAAGGAAAAATTACTCCTACGACACTGAAGCTTTAATCTAGACTTATAAGTTTCGTTAATGTCATCATCAAGTATTATGATGTCATAATTTCTTTCATTACTGGAATTTTCTATAATGGACTGCAGTGTTACGCTTAGATAATCAGCGTAGTTGTTATCACAAGCAAAGACAAGGGCTATATTATCCTTTTCAAAGGCTGGGTAAAGCTCTTTTTCTAGGTCTGTATTTAGCAAAAGTGCTATTGGAAGTTCTTTTATATCTTTGCCTTGCTTTTTTAAAAGCTCGTAGTAAAAGCCAGTGATACTTTCTGATAAAAATCCTATGGCTCTTTGAAATTGAGTATTTCTAGCTGTATAGTCTATCTTTTCGTGTAGCTTAAAGCATATATCAAAGATAAATTCGCAGTATTTAAAGAAGAGTTCTTTTTTCATTATAAACATATTTGCAAAATACGCCTTATGCCCATTTGCATAATCCTCAAAGAGGGCAAAATTTTCTTTTAAATTTGAGTTTATAAAATCAGATAAAAGATCAAAATCCTTATCTATGTGGCTTATATAGTTTTTATACTGCTCCTCTACACTTTCAGCAAAAGAAGCGTGATGAGCCACCATAATGTCATTGTTTGCAAGAAGCTTATAAAGTCTTTCTTTGTAGTTTGCAGTGTGATTGTAATAGTATTTATTATAGCCTGAAAATATAAGCCACTTAGGCTCAAACTTAGGATTCTCATCAAACACAAACTGCCTTCTATAATGCATAAAGCCTATATAATCAGGATTGCCTAATTTATCATAATTTTTCCAAGCCCAATATATACCTGTTAATTCACAAAAATATCTATTAAGATGAGAGATATTATCTCCTGTATCATCTCCTATCATATTTTCACACATCCATTCATAATCTTCTTGTGATAATTTTCCATCCTTAGAAGCCTCAGTAGCTAAAGCTCTACCTAAATGTATAGGAGTAAGAATTTCATCCTTAAGTAAGACTGCAGGTTTATGATAGCCTACTAATATTTTTATAGAAGGTTTATTATCTTTTTCTTCTTTTATATTATTTAAATTTTTATCATCAAAACTGCTATCCATAGACTTTAAGCTTTCTTCTTGCATTTAGATAAATCCTTTCGTTTTTCTTTTTCTTAAATTCATAGAAAATGTTTTTCTTTTTATTTTTTTAAGTTTTTAAATACTTTTTATATTTCTTTCTTTAAAAGCTTTCAAACATTTAAATTCAAGGCTTTTGATTTTATTTTTCAATTTTTTCATTTTGTATTGAAAATGGCTGTTTTCAAACTTTTTTATTTTATGTATTTTTAAGAATTTGCATTTTTAAGAAGTTCTTTTAAAAGGATTAAGATTTAAATTTCTATTTATATAAAGACTTAAAAAGACTTAAATTTTTTATCTTTAAAATATCTTTTAAAGCTTGATATTTACAGACTTAACAATACTTTAAAACTTGTTTTTTTTTTTTTTTGAATTTTGGGTTAGAAATTGGGAAATTTTTTAAATAATTTTTATAAAAATTAAAATCCACAGAAAGCTAATTATTTAAATTTGCTACTACTAAAAACCTAGCTTACTACATCTAATTTTAACAATCCTTAAACGAACATAAAATAAAAAAGTTTGAAAACAGCCATTTTCAATACAAAATGAAAAAATTGAAAAATAAAATCAAAAGCCTTGAATTTAAATGTTTGAAAGCTTTTAAAGAAAGAAATATAAAAAGTATTTAAAAACTTAAAAAAATAAAAAGAAAAACATTTTCTATGATTTAAGAAAACAAAAACGAAAGGATTTATCTAAATGCAAGAAGAAAGCTTAAAGTCTATGGATAGCAGTTTTGATGATAAAAATTTAAATAATATAAAAGAAGAAAAAGATAATAAACCTTCTATAAAAATATTAGTAGGCTATCATAAACCTGCAGTCTTACTTAAGGATGAAATTCTTACTCCTATACATTTAGGTAGAGCTTTAGCTACTGAGGCTTCTAAGGATGGAAAATTATCACAAGAAGATTATGAATGGATGTGTGAAAATATGATAGGAGATGATACAGGAGATAATATCTCTCATCTTAATAGATATTTTTGTGAATTAACAGGTATATATTGGGCTTGGAAAAATTATGATAAATTAGGAAATCCTGATTATATAGGTTTTATGCATTATAGACGCCAGTTTGTGTTTGATGATGAAAAATATTTCAATGAAAATAGACAGTTCGCATACAATCATATATTATCCATTAAAGAAAAATTAAAATTTGACAACAAGTTTTTAGCTTACGATTTGATTATCCCATATAGCGAAAATGTGGTCTCAAGGGGATATAAAAACGTAAGAGATCAATTTTATAAATCACCGCATCATAATATTAAAGATTTAGAACTGGCTATTGATTATATAGAGCACAAATACTCTCAAATGTCCTACGCATTAAAAACATACTTTTATGGCTCTTGTGGATATTTTTATAATATGTTTGTGCTCAAAAAAAATTTGTTTTTCAAATACTGTGAATTTATATTTGAGCTTGGATTTGAACTACAAAATTTAATCAAAGATGAAAGAAGCATAGCATTTGTTTTAGAAAGGATAAGTGGTTTTTATTTTTATTATATAAGCTTATATAATCATATTAAATTTTATGAACTTCCTGTTGCTTATATTGAAAATACAGATTTTATAGAGCCAATATATGAAGATCCTTACGTCCCGATAGTTTTTTGCACTGATGATAATTATACTTTATATACTTGTGTTGCCATTAGGTCTATTGCTAAAAATATTGATAAGAAATACAAGATTGATATTGTTATTATCTATGATGAATTATCTCAAAAAAGCATAAACACTCTTTTATCTCTTAAAAATGATACACTTTCGCTTAGATTATGTAAGTTTAAGGCTCAAGAGGATTTTTTTATACACGGTCATTTTAGCAAATTAAGTTATTATAGATTTTTTCTAGCATACATAATGCAAAATTATCAAAAAGTCATCTATTTAGATTCTGATATTATTGCAAATTTTGATATATCCAAATTATATGAGAAGGTTAATTTTGATGGCGAGTTAGTAGCTGCTGCTAAGGCTCTTGGTGTTATATATCGCTATGATATAAATCCATTTTTAAAAGAATTAAATTGTTCTTTACAAGATTACTGGGATAAAATTCTAAAAATATCAAATTTTGAAAATTATTTTAATGCTGGTGTTTTGATTTTTAATATACCTCAAATTTTAAAAGAAGACACTGTAACAAAATTTTTACAAGCAACAAAACTTATCAAAAGTCCACTTGGAGTAGATCAGGATATTTTAAATAGTGTATTAGATGAAAGAGTTAAATTTATAGGAAATGAGTTTAATTTTACACGAGAACCGCTTAGTATAGAATTGGACTTAGAAAATCACTTAAGTCAGAAACTTTTTAATCAATATATTTATGCAAAAAATAATTTCAAACTTATTCATTATGCAGACAAATTAAAACCCTGGCATTTTCCATCCTTGCCAAATGCAGATTTATGGTGGAATTATGCTAAAAATGATGATAATTATGAAAAGCTACTTTACGAGATGATGATTAAAAATCCTCATTACACTCAAATTCCACAGCAATGCTTAAGGGAAAAAGATGAGCTAAATTTAACTCTTAAAAAAGGCAGTAGAAATATAAATGTAGTTTATATTTGCGATGTAAATTCTATAAAAAAATGTGCAGTTTCTATGCTATCTGTCCTGCTTAATAAGGATGAAAAAGACTTTATAAGCTTTTATTTTATATATGATGAAAGTTTTTGCGAGTATGATCTAAAAATTTTAGATTTTTTAAATACAAACTCATCTAGCATTTCCTTTATAGAGGTTTCATCTTGTGATTTTTCTAGCTATAAAAACACAACACAAAGAAAGGAAATGCCTTTAAATGCGTATTATAGACTGCACATACCTTGGCTTATAGATGATGAAAAGGCTATATACATAGACTATGATACTGTTGTTTTGCAGAGTTTGTGGGAATTATTTGATTTAGATATAAAAGATTATTATTTAGCTGCAGTAGATGATGCTTGGAAATATGGCAGATATAGACAGATGTGCCATATACAAAGCGAGTCAAGGCATTATAATTCTGGCATAATGCTAATAAATTGCTTTAAATGGAAAAGAGAAAGGATAAAAGATAAATTCTATGAGTTTGCAAAAAATCACAACGAAGTCTTTGTTCTAGCCGATCAGTTTTTAATCAATACTATATTAAATAAGAATATATATTATCTTGACTTATCTTGGAATTTGCAACTTGCTAGGAAAGAATTTAATGAAAGATTAGAATTTGATGATCTCAATGAGCTTGAGAGGGCTACAAAAAATCCTAAAATAGTTCATTATAACTTTGGAAAGCCTTGGCAATTAAATGTATGTTTTAATCCTTTGATATCTTTGTGGTGGAAAACAGCAAGAAAACTACCATTTTATGAAGATGTGTTAAAAGATAGCATTTTAACTAGCATGCAAAGACCGATTGATATAAATAAAGGAAATGGTGGAATTAGTGCGGTAGCTAGAGTGAAAAATCAGCTTTCTTACAGGATAGGAAAACTCTTAATAGAAGCTTATAAAAGTCCTCTTAAGATTTTAAGCCTCGCATTTGAGTTTAAAAAAGCTTTAAAAGAATTTAGACAGTATCAAAAAGAGCATAAGTACTTTTTACCTTTAAGTGCTTATTCTGATTATAACGAAGGTTTAAAGGTTCAAAAACATCTTTCTTATAGGATAGGCAAGGTTTTAGTTGTAGATTTTAAAAAACATAAAAATCCTTTAAAACTAATCTCGTCTATAAAAAAAGAGGCAAGGGAATTTAAAAAAGAAAATAAGGCAAAGAATTCTCAAGTTTGCTTAAAAAACACAACAAAAGATACAAATTCAGCAAAAACAAAGTCTGTCAATGCTAACAAAAGACTTGCAAATTTAGAAGATGATGAGAATTTTTGCATACAAAGACACAAGGAGATTTTTAAATATACTCCAAATTTTAAGATAGCAAGAACCTTTAATGAAAAGATTATAGCCAGAATGCTTTATGACAGATCTAGCATTTATACAGTTTTAGCAGACAAGCTAAAGGTAAGGCTTTTTGTGAACGCTAGACTTGAGAAAAATTTTTCTTTTAAAGAATTTTTCCAAGAGGGTTCTTTTATATTTAAGCCTATAGATGAGCTAAAAGAGAAGCTATTTTTAAGCAATAAATGTCCTCATTTGCCAAGATTATACGCTATTTATAAAAATGTTTATGATATAGATTTTAGCGAGTTGCCAAACAGCTTTGTGCTAAAGACCAATCACGACAGCGGAGGAGTTGTGGTTGTTGAGGATAAAAAGAAATTTTTAAGATCAGCTAGTGAATTTTCCTCTGCCATGCAAAAACTTAAAAGACATTTGCAAAGAAATTATTATGATGTGTTTAGAGAGTGGCAATACCTCGATATAGAACCTTTTGTATTTGCCGAAGAGCTGCTTTTAGGAGAAAATCAAAAACCGGCAGATACCTATAAATTTCACATCTTTGATAAGGAAAATATAAAAAATAACTATATACAAGTAACTACAGACCGCTTTGATGACTATCAAAGGGCTATGCTTGATTATTCTTTTAAGCTAGCTGATTTTGGGATAAATTATGATAACTCTAAGGTCAAAAAGATGCCTAAAAAACCAAAACTCTTAGATGAGATGTTTGAGTTTTGCTTCAAGCTAGCTTATGACTTTGACTATGTTAGAGTTGATTTGTATACCTTAGAGGATAAAATTTACTTTGGCGAGCTTACCTTTACTCCTGGGGCAGCAGGAGAGCACATAATACCAAAAGAATGGGATAAAAAGCTCGGCGACTTATGGAAAGTAAAAAGGCTAAGTGATGAGAGCTAATAAAAATATACAGCTCTTAAAGCCCTATGTTTCCATACCACATAAGGTTTGGAATTTAGAAGATACGGAAAATGCTTTGAAGCTGGATTGGAATGAAGCTACTGTGCCTCCATCTGCTTTAGTCTTTGAAAAAGTTAATGAATTTTTACAAAACTCACAGGTAAATTGGTATCCAAATACGAAAAATACCAAGCTTTTAAAAGCGCTGGCTGCCTATACAAAGCAAAGCGATGATTGTGTTGAAATTTTTGCAGGCTCTGATGCAGCACACGAACTTATCATAGATGTATTTTTAGATAAAGATGAGATTATAGGTATAGTAGCTCCTACTTATGATAATTTTAGAGCACGAGCAAATGGTGTTGGTATAAAAACACTAAATTTTTTACTTGATGAAAATTTTAATATAGATTTTTCTGCCTTAAGTGAGTTTATTTTAAAACATAAAATAAAACTTTTATATATTTGCAATCCAAACAACCCCACAGGAGTGCTATACGACAAAGAAAAATTAAAAAATTTAATTTTAAGTCATATGGATACTATGTTTTTAGTTGATGAGGCTTATTATGAATTTGCCAATGAAAGTCTTTGCGAGCTTTGTAAATCTTGCAAGAACTTAATAATCACAAGAACCTTTTCAAAAGCATTTGCTCTTGCTAGCTTTAGGATAGGCTATATAGTGTCTCATAGCGAGAATATAGAATATATCAACAAACTTAGAAATCCTAAAAGCGTTTCAGCTCTTTCTCAAGTAGCTGCCTTAGCTGCTTTAAAGGACTTAGATTATATGAGGGCTTATGTAATAGAAGTGAGTTGTGCTAGAGATGAGTTTCTAAATTTTATTTTTTCTCGCAGCAAGCAAGAAGGTTTATACAAGTCTTATGCTAACTTTGTATTAATAAGGGCTGAAAATATCGCGGAGCTTGTTAAATTCTTACAAGATAGTCACATCTACATAAGAGATTACACTCATATTATACAAAATGCAGCAAGGGTTAGTATAGGCACAAGGGAACAAATGCAAAAACTTATTCTTGAGATAGAGGATTTTATAAGGCTAAATGGGGCTTCAAGTGAAATATTTTATCTTTAAAACGAGGAGGTTTAATGTCTAAAAAAATATTAGCTTTATTTGATTTTTGTGAAACTTTAATAAATTTTCAAAGCCTTGATAGATACTTGCAACTAGCTGCTTTGGAAAATGTGCATTGCAATGAAGCTGAAAATATAGCTAGAAGGCAAAGTTTTGCAAATGCAAATATGCCTTATCCTAGATACGAAGCTCTTATAGATTTTGATATACAAAAAGCCACAAGCTTGGCAAAGAACTTTGTATTTGGCGATATACTAGCAGGAATTAATCAAAGAGTGCTTGATAAGCTATTTTTTCATCAAGATAGAGGCGATGAGATAGTTATAGTTTCTGGCGGACTTAGTATCTACATAAATGAATTTGCAAAAATTTATGGAGTAACAAATATCGTAGCTGTAGATCTAGAAGTAGTTTCTAATAAACTAACAGGAAATATAGACGGCATCCACACCATGCAGGAAAGAAAGCTTTATAAATTAGCTCAAACTTTTGATTTAAATGAATATGACTTGAAAGATTCTTATGTCTATAGTGATTGTGTCAGCGATATACCGCTCTTATCTTTAGTCGGAAATGCAAGAGTTGTCAGTTGTGGCAAAGATTTGAAATGGGCTAAAATCTTGAGATTTGAGATACTATGAAAGAGATAGAAAATTTTTTAAATTCTTTCGATAGTGCTTGGAGTAATAAATTTCAAGTGCAAGATTATGATTTTACCAAGTATGATAACGAAATTTCTTTTATAATGAAAATGCAAAAAGAAAATAATTATCAAACTTTGATTGATTTTTTAAATGATAAGTTAGAACATAGAAATTTTGAGATAAAGCATCCATTTGATGATAATATAAAGCTTATAGCCGTCTATAGTATATATAATGATTTTTTATCAAACTTAGTGTTTTTTATAGATAAAGATAATAAGCATCCGTTGCTATTTGTCCAATTTTCTCATTTTCTAAACTGCATTTTGATAAGGGATAAATTCTTAAGGATTATGGAACCTTGGGGTGATAATGCCACTTTGAGTACTATTAGTTCATCTTTAACATATATTCAAAAAGTTAAAAAAGAAGACCTTTTGTTTAAGAATAAAAACTTTGGATTTACCTTGAAACATACAAGACCGGTACATTTCTTTCTGGATGTATTTCCTGCTATATATAAACTCAATATAAAAAGTATAGACGCTGAAAAATCTTTTTTTACACCAAAGCATATAAAAAACAAAAAAGCAGATGTTTGTTTTTACCCTACTACGACCAGCATAAGAAAGCCTGATTTAGTTGAAGAAGCTATGAAAAATATATTAAAAGAGGCTTTAGAAGATAACACAAGGCTAGATAGAATTGATGATTATCATTTGATTTTATTTTTAAATTTACCCACCGAAAAAAGATTTTGGTTGGAGCAGTTAAAAGGCATAGCTTTGGTGCTTAAAAATTTGAACATATATTTTAATAAAATTAAAATATATGTAGATGGATTAACAGTCTATGATAGAGAAAATAAAAAATTTGCCGAAAACGACAAATTATTGAACGATATTATAAATGAAACTAATAAAGTATTTTTCAATGAGGGGGGAGGGGTTAGAAAATTCAAAATGCCTTATATGTGACATTGATAAAGAAAACTTAAACACACAGTCAAAATACGATAAAATCATAGCTTTTAAATCTTTAAATGGATATGATTATAGAAGTAAAATCCCACTTTGTGCCAAATCAGACATAGCTATCAATCCAATCGGCACAGGCTCTTTGCTACTGGTATTTATATGTAAGGTACCATTTGTAGGTTTTGATGCACCTAGGATTTTAAATTTTTATTATAATTTTAGAAAAAGTAAACATAGAGTTGCCTATGAAAAATTTGTTTGTTTAAATGATGATAATTCAAGTATTTATTTTGCTTGTTACCACATCCCACCCCAACATATCTACAACCTAGCAGCAGAGGTATTAGAAGAGCTAAGCAAAGAGGGAAAATTAAAGATAAAAAACTTAAAAATGCACAGACTCTTTGTTCCAGATGTAGAGCTTGTAAAAAGGCAAGTATGATTTAGCAAAAGCTTTAGCTTGTGATTTACCCTTACTTGATGAAAACAACATAGAGTATTTTAAAAAGATAGGAGAGTATTTTTTAAATAAAGAAAACGAAGTAGAAAATAAAAATAAAGAATTACAAACTTTAAAAACTCAAATTCAAAACCTAAATTCAAATATCTTATCTTTACAAAACGAAAACAAATCCCTAAAAGAAAACTTACTTTCACCACAAGATAAGAAACAAAGCTTAAAGCTTAGTCTCTTAGAAGAAAAGGTAAAGACAAAGGTGCTTAAAAATAAAATTCTAGAAACAGATTTAGAACTTAGGTCTAAAGATATATATGAAAATGATGCTTTAAAGGAAAATATAAAAAGATTAGAACAAGATTTAATATATATAAAACACTCTAGCCTTAATATCTACACTAGTGCAAAGCTTAGAGTACAAAACCATCTAGCTTATAAACTTGGACAGGCTTTAATACTAAATTCAAAGTCTTTCTTAGGATATATTAGACTTCCTTATGTCTTATCTTATATAAAAGAAAAGCATAAAGCTGAGCAAAAAAGCTTATAATGAAAAGATATTTACAAATCCTTCTTTAAAACTTCCTCCTTTAGAAAACTACCCAGACTATGAAGCTGCCTTAAAAGAAAAGGAATGCCTTACTTATAAACTTGGACTTGCACTTATTAAAGCTGATAAGACTTGGTATAAGGGTGGCTATGTGAGGTTTTGTTTTGAGGTGAGGAGATTAAAAAAGGAATTTAAAAGGAAAAGAAATGAAAAGAAAAACTATGTTTATTAGACTTTATGAGAATTTGAGAGTTTTTAAATATAGAAAGAAAGAAATAAATATGAGAGAAAGTATAAATCACACAAGTTTGGATTGTTTTTATGAGAGTTTATAAAAGATGTGGCTTGTGTTTATGAGGATGGATATTAAAAACATTTTAAATTGTTTTTTGGATGTGTGCAAAAGATAAATATAAAAAATGAAAGGAAGGGTATGAAAAATAAGATTACTTGTATTATCCCT includes:
- a CDS encoding glycosyltransferase family 8 protein: MFDILLNSSKEQISYAAVLINNIILKTDTSKKFKDFCDPYLLNSYSHQNHDYLKVKDPKSEEVLNQEEGYIFHIYTEGKIKDDLKDKFYLLSKKLSEIYPCKIVFYERDENIFKKQHLTSWNGSYATYMKTLAFVELENKLDYILYVDLDMHILCDLRELFAINLEEKVMASVALGTGVGVSINSIDKTTELKLNSKWYNIAFSLVSLKNYKKQDINKKFFDILDNYEITHAPEELIYNFIIKDRIKLPLSYNFVLGHYMQDTFESDAMYKFESHGGYFLYSLDFYKKFLKNAKVLHYSGWCMKPWDKPIYWHNVFGLNNEMIEYACFNLWWDTALKTPYFEEYFKNLKQENERYIQNYALNILSHKIRDIFEQVKQKESNLNDFSEQVLHVKQQLSSFTEQKIQNKNEVITIKDQSYKKHLSYQLGVELIKAWKNKWGGGLYQIPICCLPHS
- a CDS encoding DUF4422 domain-containing protein, which codes for MQEESLKSMDSSFDDKNLNNIKEEKDNKPSIKILVGYHKPAVLLKDEILTPIHLGRALATEASKDGKLSQEDYEWMCENMIGDDTGDNISHLNRYFCELTGIYWAWKNYDKLGNPDYIGFMHYRRQFVFDENPKFEPKWLIFSGYNKYYYNHTANYKERLYKLLANNDIMVAHHASFAESVEEQYKNYISHIDKDFDLLSDFINSNLKENFALFEDYANGHKAYFANMFIMKKELFFKYCEFIFDICFKLHEKIDYTARNTQFQRAIGFLSESITGFYYELLKKQGKDIKELPIALLLNTDLEKELYPAFEKDNIALVFACDNNYADYLSVTLQSIIENSSNERNYDIIILDDDINETYKSRLKLQCRRSNFSLRFINIQLYTHNYNDLFKVGGHYSTATYYRFFLADILKNYKKALYLDSDIIVKKDIYELFKIDLKDKFLAATKDIYIKIISAKDKKMKSYLSKSLKLDEDTPYFQAGILLLNLEKLRKENISKLLIYNLQNVVKKPKIVDQCVLNYTLKNKVLYIDNRFNFDLNIQESLVKHNPFILSETLSQEEIKEYENIRKEAFIVHYAGPAKPWNLPYIEKADIWWSYARKTPFYEEILYKALANPYKAGAKNQIQSHLSYKLGQELMSVKKNKAKILLLPLSLIFIYMAHLLSRLLNHLLAYSNASIRPEPLHNYYSDYKEALKIKNYLTYKLGNTLVKHPFTFLFRVSKVYKEWRRKRDKL
- a CDS encoding glycosyltransferase gives rise to the protein MQEESLKSMDSSFDDKNLNNIKEEKDNKPSIKILVGYHKPAVLLKDEILTPIHLGRALATEASKDGKLSQEDYEWMCENMIGDDTGDNISHLNRYFCELTGIYWAWKNYDKLGNPDYIGFMHYRRQFVFDDEKYFNENRQFAYNHILSIKEKLKFDNKFLAYDLIIPYSENVVSRGYKNVRDQFYKSPHHNIKDLELAIDYIEHKYSQMSYALKTYFYGSCGYFYNMFVLKKNLFFKYCEFIFELGFELQNLIKDERSIAFVLERISGFYFYYISLYNHIKFYELPVAYIENTDFIEPIYEDPYVPIVFCTDDNYTLYTCVAIRSIAKNIDKKYKIDIVIIYDELSQKSINTLLSLKNDTLSLRLCKFKAQEDFFIHGHFSKLSYYRFFLAYIMQNYQKVIYLDSDIIANFDISKLYEKVNFDGELVAAAKALGVIYRYDINPFLKELNCSLQDYWDKILKISNFENYFNAGVLIFNIPQILKEDTVTKFLQATKLIKSPLGVDQDILNSVLDERVKFIGNEFNFTREPLSIELDLENHLSQKLFNQYIYAKNNFKLIHYADKLKPWHFPSLPNADLWWNYAKNDDNYEKLLYEMMIKNPHYTQIPQQCLREKDELNLTLKKGSRNINVVYICDVNSIKKCAVSMLSVLLNKDEKDFISFYFIYDESFCEYDLKILDFLNTNSSSISFIEVSSCDFSSYKNTTQRKEMPLNAYYRLHIPWLIDDEKAIYIDYDTVVLQSLWELFDLDIKDYYLAAVDDAWKYGRYRQMCHIQSESRHYNSGIMLINCFKWKRERIKDKFYEFAKNHNEVFVLADQFLINTILNKNIYYLDLSWNLQLARKEFNERLEFDDLNELERATKNPKIVHYNFGKPWQLNVCFNPLISLWWKTARKLPFYEDVLKDSILTSMQRPIDINKGNGGISAVARVKNQLSYRIGKLLIEAYKSPLKILSLAFEFKKALKEFRQYQKEHKYFLPLSAYSDYNEGLKVQKHLSYRIGKVLVVDFKKHKNPLKLISSIKKEAREFKKENKAKNSQVCLKNTTKDTNSAKTKSVNANKRLANLEDDENFCIQRHKEIFKYTPNFKIARTFNEKIIARMLYDRSSIYTVLADKLKVRLFVNARLEKNFSFKEFFQEGSFIFKPIDELKEKLFLSNKCPHLPRLYAIYKNVYDIDFSELPNSFVLKTNHDSGGVVVVEDKKKFLRSASEFSSAMQKLKRHLQRNYYDVFREWQYLDIEPFVFAEELLLGENQKPADTYKFHIFDKENIKNNYIQVTTDRFDDYQRAMLDYSFKLADFGINYDNSKVKKMPKKPKLLDEMFEFCFKLAYDFDYVRVDLYTLEDKIYFGELTFTPGAAGEHIIPKEWDKKLGDLWKVKRLSDES